From a single Buchnera aphidicola (Aphis craccivora) genomic region:
- the rpmH gene encoding 50S ribosomal protein L34, with protein sequence MKRTFQPSILKRNRSHGFRIRMATKNGRYILSRRRAKLRSRLSISSK encoded by the coding sequence ATGAAACGAACTTTTCAACCATCAATATTAAAACGTAATCGTTCACATGGATTTAGAATTCGAATGGCAACTAAAAATGGTCGTTATATTTTATCACGAAGACGTGCTAAATTAAGATCACGTTTGAGTATTTCTAGTAAATAA
- the rnpA gene encoding ribonuclease P protein component produces the protein MVLNYFFKKKSRLLKSINFKHVFKKYDIQKKRELIILGRPNFLGYPRLGINISRKNIKHAYKRNIIKRLIRETFRLLQHKLISMDFIVIVKKNTIFLKNKNIINILENLWVNYQ, from the coding sequence ATGGTGTTAAACTATTTTTTTAAAAAAAAATCAAGATTATTAAAATCTATAAATTTTAAACATGTTTTTAAAAAATATGATATTCAAAAAAAACGTGAATTAATTATATTAGGACGTCCTAATTTTTTGGGATATCCTAGATTAGGTATTAATATATCTAGAAAAAATATAAAACATGCATACAAGCGTAATATAATTAAAAGATTAATTCGTGAAACTTTTCGTTTGTTACAACATAAATTAATTTCCATGGATTTTATAGTAATTGTTAAAAAAAACACTATTTTTTTAAAAAATAAAAATATAATTAATATATTGGAGAATTTATGGGTAAATTATCAATAA
- the yidD gene encoding membrane protein insertion efficiency factor YidD — protein sequence MGKLSIIVVWCFSSLILIYQYCISPFMRSNCRFYPTCSTYMLLSLRRFGVIKGILLTILRLFKCHPLHSGKCN from the coding sequence ATGGGTAAATTATCAATAATAGTTGTATGGTGTTTCAGTTCTTTAATTTTAATTTATCAATATTGCATTAGCCCTTTTATGCGATCAAATTGTCGATTTTACCCAACCTGTTCAACATATATGCTATTATCCTTACGTAGATTTGGTGTCATTAAGGGTATATTATTAACAATTTTGCGTTTATTCAAGTGTCACCCATTACATTCAGGCAAATGTAATTGA
- the yidC gene encoding membrane protein insertase YidC yields MEVQRNFFIFAFLFISFLLWQEWQNQSFSNVYKNEKSSISSESEKKNYQNQIVIKNDVIRLVVNMYGGDIEEASLLAYKDKLNSSKPLKLLETAPDFIYQAQSGLIGKDGPDNSENYSRPLYHAPNNFFELENNKKELRVPISFTKNNNIIYTKTFILKPGKYDVKIEYNINNLSNNNLQLGMFGQLKQTIKLPKKRDVYSGNFALQTFRGAAYSSTDTKYEKYKFDNISKNQQLHIFTESGWVAMLQQYFSVAWIPEKDINFNTIYTSYINNNIATIGYKSSFFNVPANSQHVIKSTLWIGPAIQKDMALVAPNLDLTVDYGWLWFLSQPLFKLLSILYNIVGNWGFSIILITFIMKAITYPLTKAQYISMAKMRKLQPKINEIKKNFGHNKQRMSQEMMNLYKKEKINPLGGCLPVFIQMPIFLALYYMLIGSVELRHAPFLLWIKDLSDQDPYYVLPIIMGITMFFIQRTSSSNISDPLQQKIMNFMPVIFTVFFLWFPSGLVLYYIVSNLVTIIQQKFILFNFKKKT; encoded by the coding sequence ATGGAAGTACAGCGTAATTTTTTTATTTTTGCCTTTTTGTTTATTTCTTTTTTACTTTGGCAAGAATGGCAAAATCAATCATTTTCAAATGTTTATAAAAATGAAAAAAGTAGTATTAGTTCAGAATCCGAAAAGAAAAATTATCAAAATCAAATTGTTATTAAAAATGATGTAATTCGTTTAGTTGTAAATATGTATGGAGGGGATATAGAAGAAGCTAGTTTATTAGCTTATAAAGATAAATTAAATTCTTCTAAGCCACTAAAGTTATTAGAAACAGCGCCAGATTTTATTTATCAAGCACAAAGTGGGTTAATTGGAAAAGATGGTCCGGATAATTCAGAAAATTATAGTAGACCGCTTTATCATGCACCGAATAATTTTTTTGAATTAGAAAATAATAAAAAAGAATTACGTGTTCCAATAAGTTTTACTAAAAATAATAATATTATTTATACTAAAACTTTTATTCTTAAACCAGGTAAATATGATGTAAAAATAGAATATAATATAAATAATCTTAGCAATAATAATTTACAACTTGGTATGTTTGGTCAGTTAAAACAAACTATTAAACTTCCTAAAAAACGTGATGTTTATAGCGGCAATTTTGCTTTACAGACATTCCGAGGAGCTGCATATTCAAGCACTGATACAAAATATGAAAAATATAAATTTGACAACATTTCTAAAAATCAACAATTACATATTTTTACTGAAAGTGGTTGGGTTGCAATGTTACAACAATATTTTTCTGTAGCTTGGATACCTGAAAAAGATATAAATTTTAATACTATTTACACATCTTATATAAATAATAATATTGCCACTATTGGATATAAATCTTCTTTTTTTAATGTTCCTGCAAATTCTCAGCATGTTATAAAATCAACATTATGGATAGGACCAGCGATACAAAAAGATATGGCATTAGTTGCTCCAAATTTAGATTTAACAGTAGATTATGGATGGCTTTGGTTTTTGTCTCAACCATTATTTAAATTATTAAGTATTTTATATAATATTGTAGGAAATTGGGGTTTTTCTATTATTTTAATTACATTTATTATGAAAGCTATAACTTATCCTTTAACAAAAGCACAATATATTTCTATGGCTAAGATGCGAAAATTGCAACCTAAAATTAATGAAATAAAGAAAAATTTTGGGCATAATAAACAACGCATGAGTCAAGAAATGATGAATTTGTATAAGAAAGAAAAGATAAATCCATTAGGCGGTTGTTTGCCTGTTTTTATACAAATGCCTATTTTTTTAGCACTTTATTATATGTTAATTGGATCTGTTGAATTGCGCCATGCTCCTTTTTTACTATGGATTAAAGATTTATCTGATCAAGATCCTTATTATGTATTACCTATTATTATGGGTATTACAATGTTTTTTATTCAAAGAACATCATCTAGTAATATTTCTGATCCATTACAACAAAAAATCATGAATTTTATGCCTGTTATTTTTACAGTGTTTTTTTTATGGTTTCCTTCAGGATTAGTTTTATATTATATAGTTAGTAATTTAGTTACTATTATACAACAAAAATTTATTTTATTTAATTTTAAAAAGAAAACATGA
- the mnmE gene encoding tRNA uridine-5-carboxymethylaminomethyl(34) synthesis GTPase MnmE, which produces MIQNDTIVAQVTHPGKSSVGILRISGVNAKTVAIEVLGAIPKPRFATYAKFFNKNKKVLDHGISLWFPSPFSFTGEDTLELQGHGNPLIIDLLIRRILSIKNIRLAKPGEFCERAFLNGKIDLVQAEAIDDLINSETESMAKASLNSLEGNFSYFIQDLVEILTQFRVEIESSIDFTEEEINFNFDDIVYSNFRKLDDKFLKIKKIITDKSIIRETKKIIIVGPPNAGKSSLLNILSSSNRAIVTNIPGTTRDLLYEYVNINGFLCEIIDTAGFHNTKDEVEKIGIIRAWNTLKKCEHVLFVIDKTINFEDQKRISNDFIKKINSYDNSIRITFVLNKNDLLQDDFGIKKIGDFYFISISALTGQGINTLKKHLIKTEKNKEKEGLFAARRRHVHQIDLSYFEFLKAKKDWLKYNNIEFLAESLSLMNKLIGEITGSFSSNDLLNRIFSTFCIGK; this is translated from the coding sequence ATGATACAAAATGATACTATTGTTGCTCAAGTTACTCATCCAGGAAAAAGTTCCGTTGGAATATTACGAATTTCTGGAGTTAACGCAAAAACAGTTGCTATAGAGGTTTTAGGTGCAATACCTAAACCAAGATTTGCTACTTATGCAAAATTTTTTAATAAAAATAAAAAAGTTTTAGATCACGGTATATCTTTATGGTTTCCTTCGCCTTTTTCATTTACAGGTGAAGATACATTAGAGTTACAAGGTCATGGTAATCCACTTATAATAGATTTGTTAATTAGAAGAATTTTATCTATTAAAAATATAAGATTAGCTAAACCAGGTGAATTTTGTGAGCGTGCTTTTTTAAATGGTAAAATTGATTTAGTTCAAGCAGAAGCAATAGATGATTTAATTAACTCTGAAACTGAATCTATGGCAAAAGCTTCATTAAATTCTTTAGAAGGAAACTTTTCATATTTTATACAGGATCTAGTAGAAATACTTACACAATTTCGTGTTGAGATTGAATCCAGTATTGATTTTACAGAAGAAGAAATTAATTTTAATTTCGATGATATTGTGTACAGTAATTTTCGAAAATTAGACGATAAATTTTTAAAAATCAAAAAAATTATTACAGACAAAAGCATTATAAGAGAAACGAAAAAAATTATAATTGTTGGCCCTCCTAATGCTGGAAAGTCTAGTTTATTAAATATCCTATCTTCGAGTAATCGAGCTATTGTTACAAACATTCCTGGAACAACACGTGATCTTCTTTATGAATATGTTAACATTAATGGTTTTCTATGTGAAATTATTGATACTGCAGGTTTTCATAATACAAAAGATGAAGTTGAAAAAATTGGTATTATTCGAGCTTGGAATACTCTTAAAAAATGTGAGCATGTTTTGTTTGTAATAGATAAAACAATTAACTTTGAAGATCAAAAAAGAATATCAAATGATTTTATTAAAAAAATTAATTCTTATGATAATTCTATACGAATAACTTTTGTTTTAAATAAAAATGATTTATTACAAGATGATTTTGGTATTAAAAAAATAGGAGATTTTTATTTTATTAGTATTTCTGCCCTTACAGGACAAGGCATAAATACATTAAAAAAACATCTCATAAAAACAGAAAAAAATAAAGAAAAAGAAGGTTTATTTGCTGCTAGAAGACGTCATGTACATCAAATTGATTTATCTTATTTTGAATTTTTAAAAGCAAAAAAAGATTGGTTAAAATACAATAATATTGAATTTTTAGCCGAATCGCTTAGTTTAATGAATAAATTAATAGGAGAAATAACAGGTTCTTTTAGTTCAAATGATCTATTAAATCGTATTTTTTCTACTTTTTGTATAGGAAAATAG
- a CDS encoding co-chaperone GroES yields the protein MKIRPLHDRVLVKRQEAESKSAGGIVLTGSAAGKSNRGTVTAVGNGRVLDNGDIKPLDVKVGDIVIFNEGYGAKTEKIDNEELLILTESDILAIVE from the coding sequence ATGAAAATTCGTCCATTGCATGATCGTGTACTTGTAAAACGTCAAGAAGCGGAATCAAAATCTGCTGGCGGTATTGTTCTTACAGGTTCTGCTGCTGGAAAATCAAATCGAGGCACAGTTACAGCAGTTGGTAATGGTCGTGTTCTAGATAATGGAGATATTAAACCATTAGATGTCAAAGTTGGAGATATTGTAATTTTTAATGAAGGTTATGGTGCGAAAACAGAAAAGATTGATAATGAAGAATTATTAATTTTAACTGAAAGTGACATTTTAGCAATTGTTGAATAG
- the groL gene encoding chaperonin GroEL (60 kDa chaperone family; promotes refolding of misfolded polypeptides especially under stressful conditions; forms two stacked rings of heptamers to form a barrel-shaped 14mer; ends can be capped by GroES; misfolded proteins enter the barrel where they are refolded when GroES binds) yields the protein MGAKDVKFGNEARIKMLRGVNVLADAVKVTLGPKGRNVVLDKSFGAPSITKDGVSVAREIELEDKFENMGAQMVKEVASKANDAAGDGTTTATLLAQSIVNEGLKAVAAGMNPMDLKRGIDKAVISAVEELKNLSVPCSDSKAITQVGTISANADEKVGALIAEAMEKVGNDGVITVEEGTGLQNELEVVKGMQFDRGYLSPYFINKPETGIVELENPYILMADKKISNVREMLPILESVAKSGKPLLIISEDLEGEALATLVVNSMRGIVKVAAVKAPGFGDRRKSMLQDISILTGGSVISEELAMELEKSTLEDLGQAKRVVINKDTTTIIGGIGEKYAIQSRIGQIRQEIQEATSDYDKEKLNERLAKLSGGVAVLKVGAATEVEMKEKKARVEDALHATRAAVEEGVVAGGGVALVRVAGKISSLRGQNEDQNVGIRVALRAMEAPLRQIVSNSGEEPSVVTNNVKDGKGNYGYNAATDEYGDMIDFGILDPTKVTRSALQYAASVAGLMITTECMVTDLPKDEKSSDTNASPAGGMGGMGGMM from the coding sequence ATGGGCGCTAAAGATGTAAAATTTGGTAATGAAGCTCGTATTAAAATGCTTCGCGGAGTTAATGTATTAGCTGATGCGGTAAAAGTAACTTTAGGACCAAAAGGTAGAAATGTAGTTTTAGACAAATCTTTTGGAGCACCTAGTATCACTAAAGATGGTGTATCAGTAGCTCGTGAAATCGAATTAGAAGATAAATTCGAGAACATGGGAGCTCAAATGGTAAAAGAAGTTGCATCTAAAGCAAATGATGCAGCAGGAGATGGAACTACAACAGCAACATTATTAGCACAATCAATAGTTAATGAAGGCTTAAAAGCTGTAGCTGCCGGCATGAATCCTATGGATTTAAAACGAGGCATTGATAAGGCAGTGATTAGTGCTGTTGAAGAATTAAAAAATTTATCTGTACCATGTTCTGATTCTAAAGCAATTACACAAGTTGGTACTATTTCTGCTAATGCTGATGAAAAAGTAGGAGCTTTAATTGCCGAGGCTATGGAAAAAGTAGGTAATGATGGAGTTATTACGGTAGAAGAAGGAACAGGTTTACAAAATGAACTTGAAGTTGTTAAAGGTATGCAGTTTGATCGCGGATATCTATCTCCTTACTTTATTAATAAACCAGAAACAGGAATTGTTGAATTAGAAAATCCATATATTTTAATGGCTGATAAAAAAATTTCCAACGTTCGCGAAATGCTTCCAATATTAGAATCTGTTGCTAAATCTGGCAAACCATTGTTAATAATTTCAGAAGATCTAGAAGGCGAAGCATTAGCTACTTTAGTCGTTAATTCTATGCGCGGCATAGTAAAAGTTGCTGCTGTTAAAGCTCCTGGATTTGGTGATAGAAGAAAATCGATGTTACAAGATATTTCTATTCTAACTGGAGGTTCCGTAATTTCAGAAGAACTAGCAATGGAATTAGAAAAATCTACTTTAGAAGATTTAGGTCAAGCAAAGCGTGTTGTAATTAATAAAGATACTACAACTATAATTGGCGGTATCGGAGAAAAATATGCTATTCAAAGTCGTATTGGTCAAATTCGACAAGAAATTCAAGAAGCTACTTCCGATTATGATAAAGAGAAGTTAAATGAACGTTTAGCTAAGTTATCTGGTGGTGTTGCCGTACTTAAAGTTGGAGCAGCAACAGAAGTAGAAATGAAAGAAAAGAAAGCTCGTGTTGAAGATGCTTTACATGCAACTCGTGCTGCTGTAGAAGAAGGAGTAGTTGCTGGTGGAGGTGTTGCTTTAGTGCGTGTTGCTGGAAAAATATCTAGTTTACGTGGTCAAAATGAAGATCAAAATGTTGGAATTAGAGTGGCTTTACGTGCAATGGAAGCTCCTTTACGTCAAATTGTTTCAAATTCAGGTGAAGAACCTTCTGTAGTTACTAATAATGTAAAAGACGGAAAAGGTAACTATGGTTATAATGCTGCTACTGATGAGTATGGAGATATGATTGATTTTGGAATATTAGATCCTACTAAAGTTACAAGATCTGCTCTGCAATATGCTGCATCTGTTGCTGGCTTAATGATTACTACAGAATGTATGGTTACAGACTTACCAAAAGATGAAAAATCTTCTGATACAAATGCTTCTCCTGCTGGTGGTATGGGCGGCATGGGCGGTATGATGTAA
- the efp gene encoding elongation factor P, with amino-acid sequence MRVYQSNHFRIGHKIIFEKEPCLIEASEFVKPGKGQAFVRVKLRKLLTNQLIEKTFKSTTSLEIADILEYKLSYLYNDGNFWYFINNNTFEDFSVEKKIIGSNKKWLSEQDTCFVMFWNNKAISVTPNIFVELTVIDTELTLKGDTVNTGTKLAKLNTGAIVKVPLFIQVGSLIKVDTRSGEYVARIK; translated from the coding sequence ATGAGGGTATATCAAAGTAATCACTTTCGTATTGGTCATAAAATTATTTTTGAAAAAGAACCTTGTTTAATAGAAGCTAGTGAGTTTGTTAAACCTGGAAAAGGCCAAGCTTTTGTTCGTGTTAAATTAAGAAAGTTATTAACAAATCAACTAATAGAAAAAACGTTTAAATCAACTACTTCATTAGAAATAGCAGATATTTTAGAATATAAATTATCTTATTTATACAATGATGGTAATTTTTGGTATTTTATTAATAATAATACTTTTGAAGATTTTTCAGTAGAAAAAAAAATTATTGGTTCAAATAAAAAATGGCTATCAGAACAAGACACATGTTTTGTTATGTTTTGGAATAATAAAGCAATTTCTGTTACACCTAATATTTTTGTAGAATTAACAGTAATAGATACAGAATTAACTTTAAAAGGTGATACAGTCAATACTGGAACTAAATTAGCAAAATTAAATACTGGAGCAATTGTAAAAGTTCCACTATTTATACAAGTTGGATCTTTAATTAAAGTAGATACACGATCCGGTGAGTATGTAGCTAGAATTAAATAA
- the dnaC gene encoding DNA replication protein DnaC produces the protein MIFHADFFKRLQRIMPNNIKPKFENDQDLLAWNQEQGRISSESILRENKAMKMQRVLGRSGIRELYMNCSFENYKIEHEGQRKVLKAAKRYAEEFNENIASFIFSGRPGTGKNHLASAIGNYLILHGKSILIVTVADLMSNMKGTFSGASNITEENLLHNLSTVDLLMIDEIGMQTESRYEKVIINQIVDRRSSSKRSTGMLSNLDHKGMKNLLGERVIDRMRLGNSLWLTFEWESYRQYVKGDEY, from the coding sequence ATGATATTTCATGCCGATTTTTTTAAACGTCTTCAAAGAATTATGCCTAATAATATAAAACCTAAATTTGAAAATGATCAAGATTTATTAGCTTGGAATCAGGAACAAGGAAGAATATCTTCTGAATCAATATTACGTGAAAATAAAGCAATGAAAATGCAAAGAGTTTTAGGAAGATCTGGAATTCGTGAACTATATATGAATTGTTCTTTTGAGAATTATAAAATTGAACATGAAGGACAAAGAAAAGTATTGAAAGCAGCAAAACGTTATGCTGAAGAATTTAACGAAAATATCGCAAGTTTTATTTTTTCAGGAAGACCTGGTACTGGTAAAAATCATTTAGCATCAGCTATAGGAAACTACTTGATTTTACATGGAAAAAGTATTTTAATTGTAACAGTAGCAGACTTAATGTCTAACATGAAAGGCACGTTTAGCGGTGCTAGTAATATTACTGAAGAAAATTTGTTACACAATCTTAGCACTGTTGATTTATTAATGATTGATGAAATTGGAATGCAAACTGAATCTAGATATGAAAAAGTCATTATTAATCAAATAGTTGATAGAAGATCATCATCAAAACGATCTACCGGAATGTTATCTAACTTAGATCATAAAGGTATGAAAAATTTATTAGGAGAAAGAGTGATTGATAGAATGCGATTAGGGAATAGTTTGTGGTTAACTTTTGAATGGGAAAGTTATAGACAATATGTAAAAGGTGATGAATACTAA
- the dnaT gene encoding primosomal protein DnaT: MKILVSKNVNLDLFCKNPLQIVKTTKNGTLSISKNKKVLFYVITPSVLKKIFDLEYNFENEDKKQEEKIKQKFSMHPKWTPDKDFIRKAALWGIILEKEVSKHELTSFISYWEAEGCLFYHIQWEQKLARNLQRVRSFNLLKKQKDITYIPIPDQKIPDGFRGK; the protein is encoded by the coding sequence ATGAAAATTTTAGTCTCCAAGAATGTAAATCTAGATTTGTTTTGTAAAAATCCCTTACAAATTGTAAAAACAACAAAAAATGGAACTTTATCTATATCAAAAAATAAAAAAGTTTTATTCTATGTTATAACTCCATCAGTATTAAAAAAAATATTTGATCTTGAATACAATTTTGAAAATGAAGATAAAAAACAAGAAGAAAAAATAAAACAAAAATTTTCTATGCATCCTAAATGGACTCCTGATAAAGATTTCATTAGAAAAGCAGCATTATGGGGAATAATATTAGAAAAAGAAGTATCTAAGCACGAACTGACTTCTTTTATTTCCTATTGGGAAGCTGAAGGTTGTCTTTTTTATCATATACAATGGGAGCAAAAACTAGCAAGAAATTTACAAAGAGTTCGCTCTTTTAACTTACTTAAAAAACAAAAAGATATTACTTATATACCTATTCCTGATCAAAAAATACCCGATGGATTTAGAGGTAAATAA
- the rsmD gene encoding 16S rRNA (guanine(966)-N(2))-methyltransferase RsmD, protein MCNSFLKKKGKVYIISGKLKGRKLSFKNNLNIRPTTNRIRETLFNWLSKYIQNSRCLDCFSGSGALGIEAISRYATFVTFLEIEKKNVISLIKNTQKLNISNLEIIHTNALNWLKKPQKPYDIIFLDPPYNEELIEKTIMLLEKKKWIKNESIIYIETKKNQTLIIPHNFNLYKKKITNHIACYLYIFKTKEI, encoded by the coding sequence ATGTGTAATTCTTTTTTAAAAAAGAAGGGAAAAGTTTATATTATTTCCGGTAAGTTAAAAGGAAGAAAATTATCTTTTAAAAATAATTTAAACATACGTCCAACAACTAATCGAATAAGAGAAACACTTTTTAATTGGCTTTCTAAATATATTCAGAATTCTCGTTGTCTAGATTGTTTTTCAGGTAGTGGAGCATTAGGAATAGAAGCTATATCTCGATATGCTACATTTGTTACGTTTTTAGAAATAGAAAAAAAAAATGTGATCTCATTAATAAAAAATACACAAAAATTAAATATATCTAATCTAGAAATTATACATACAAATGCTTTAAATTGGTTAAAAAAACCTCAAAAACCATATGATATAATATTTTTAGATCCTCCATATAATGAAGAATTAATAGAAAAAACTATTATGCTATTAGAGAAAAAAAAATGGATAAAAAACGAATCAATAATTTATATAGAAACAAAAAAAAATCAAACTTTGATAATACCACATAATTTCAATTTATATAAAAAAAAAATAACTAATCATATTGCATGCTATCTTTATATTTTTAAAACAAAAGAAATATAA
- the ftsY gene encoding signal recognition particle-docking protein FtsY, with translation MNDNKKNNLFSWINSKIIKKNKIDLNKHQIEDKINTKDFKKLDSKKDVKMNFFFKLKESLKKTKKFFDNGINRIFSLKHIDEALFEKLEETMILSDIGVNTTDKIIQGLINDADRKALKNPKEVYFLLKKRMHLILKKVEKPLLISNEIPFVILVVGVNGTGKTTTALKLAKKYKLDGKSVMLAAADTFRAAAIEQLQILGERYDIPVIAQVSGADPAAVAFDALKSAISKKIDVLIVDTAGRLHNKQHLLEELKKITRVIKKLNTSAPHEIILVIDACNGQNTIKQTEMFHKSLNLTGLIITKLDGTAKGGVIFALSDQFSIPIRYVGTGEKSTDLITFNSSDFINSIFHHIK, from the coding sequence ATGAATGATAATAAAAAAAATAATTTATTCTCTTGGATTAATTCAAAAATAATTAAAAAAAATAAAATTGATTTAAATAAACATCAAATAGAAGATAAAATAAATACTAAGGATTTTAAAAAATTAGATAGTAAAAAAGATGTAAAAATGAATTTTTTTTTTAAATTAAAAGAAAGTTTAAAAAAAACTAAAAAATTTTTTGATAATGGAATTAATCGTATTTTTTCTTTAAAGCATATAGATGAAGCTTTGTTTGAAAAATTAGAAGAGACTATGATTTTATCTGATATTGGCGTTAATACTACTGATAAAATTATTCAAGGATTAATTAATGATGCTGATCGTAAAGCATTAAAAAATCCAAAAGAAGTCTATTTTCTTTTAAAAAAAAGAATGCATTTAATTTTAAAAAAAGTAGAAAAACCTCTTTTAATCTCAAATGAAATTCCATTTGTTATTTTAGTAGTTGGAGTAAATGGGACAGGAAAAACTACAACAGCTTTAAAATTAGCGAAAAAGTATAAATTAGATGGAAAATCTGTCATGTTAGCAGCTGCAGATACATTTCGCGCTGCAGCAATAGAACAATTACAAATCTTAGGAGAAAGATATGATATTCCAGTTATAGCTCAAGTTTCAGGGGCGGATCCAGCCGCAGTAGCATTTGATGCCTTAAAATCTGCTATTTCAAAAAAAATAGATGTTTTAATAGTTGATACAGCAGGAAGGTTACACAATAAACAACATTTATTAGAAGAATTAAAAAAAATAACTAGAGTTATTAAAAAACTAAATACATCTGCTCCACATGAAATAATATTAGTAATTGATGCTTGTAATGGACAAAATACAATAAAACAAACTGAAATGTTTCATAAATCACTTAATTTAACTGGATTAATTATTACGAAATTAGATGGAACTGCAAAAGGAGGAGTAATTTTTGCGTTATCAGATCAATTTTCTATTCCGATTCGTTATGTTGGAACTGGTGAAAAATCAACTGATTTAATTACTTTTAATAGTAGTGATTTTATTAATTCTATTTTTCATCATATAAAATAA
- the rpoH gene encoding RNA polymerase sigma factor RpoH, translated as MTNKVQILSVTSLGNLDAYIRIANLWPMLSIEEEKLLTQRLRYNSDLDAAKTLILSHLRFVIHISRNYSGYGLLQADLIQEGNIGLMKAVRRFNPEIGVRLVSFAVHWIKSEIHEYVLRNWRIVKVATTKSQRKLFFNLRKSKNRLGWFNKEEIEIVARELGVSTSDVREMESRMSAQDITFNSFPDEDLKDGKNNLNMPYLQDKTSDFANGFEQDNWDEHATNKLSNALLRLDKRSRDIIRSRWLDDNKKNTLQALANNYGISAERVRQLEKNAMKKLKIAIEN; from the coding sequence ATGACTAATAAAGTACAGATATTGTCTGTAACATCATTAGGTAATTTAGATGCTTATATTAGAATAGCTAATTTATGGCCTATGTTATCTATTGAAGAAGAAAAATTATTAACTCAACGTTTACGTTATAATAGTGATTTAGATGCTGCTAAAACTTTAATTCTTTCTCATCTTCGATTTGTTATTCATATTTCACGTAATTATTCAGGATATGGTTTACTTCAAGCCGATTTAATACAAGAAGGAAATATAGGTTTAATGAAAGCAGTTCGAAGATTTAATCCGGAAATTGGAGTTCGTTTAGTTTCTTTTGCAGTTCATTGGATTAAATCTGAGATACATGAATATGTACTTAGAAATTGGAGAATTGTGAAAGTAGCAACTACAAAATCCCAAAGAAAATTATTTTTTAATTTAAGAAAAAGTAAAAATAGATTAGGTTGGTTTAATAAAGAGGAAATTGAAATAGTTGCTCGAGAGTTAGGAGTAAGTACTTCTGATGTTAGAGAAATGGAATCTCGTATGTCAGCTCAGGATATAACTTTCAATTCTTTTCCAGATGAAGATTTAAAAGATGGAAAAAATAATTTAAATATGCCTTATTTACAAGATAAGACATCTGATTTTGCTAATGGATTTGAACAAGATAATTGGGACGAACATGCTACAAATAAATTAAGCAATGCTTTATTGAGGTTAGATAAACGTAGTCGTGATATTATTCGATCTAGATGGCTTGATGATAATAAAAAAAACACTTTACAAGCATTAGCAAATAATTATGGAATTTCCGCAGAACGTGTACGACAATTAGAAAAAAATGCTATGAAAAAATTAAAAATAGCTATAGAAAATTAA